One Bacteroidota bacterium genomic window carries:
- the trxB gene encoding thioredoxin-disulfide reductase, translated as MSFFKTLDTSDNSSSEKTTHGEVEHVKCLIIGSGPAGYTAAIYAARANLSPVMYEGLQPGGQLTTTNDVENFPGYPEGITGPAMMEDLKKQAQRFGTDCRWGIVTHVDFSGPVHKVTVDEKKQIEADTVIIATGATAKYLGIESEQKYMGSGVSACATCDGFFYRGKDVAVVGGGDTAAEEATYLAGLCNKVYLIVRRNELRASKVMQKRVQENPKIEILWEHQTKSLFGEGVVQGAHLVYKKGTPEEKDVDIKIDGFFLAIGHTPNSAPFSKYLKVDETGYIQTIPGTSKTNVPGVFACGDVQDHVYRQAITAAGSGCMAAIDAERYLSEKE; from the coding sequence ATGAGTTTTTTTAAAACACTCGACACTTCAGATAATTCTTCTTCTGAAAAAACTACCCACGGAGAGGTTGAACATGTTAAATGCCTTATTATTGGCTCCGGTCCTGCCGGTTACACTGCTGCTATTTATGCAGCCCGCGCTAACCTAAGCCCTGTAATGTACGAGGGCCTTCAACCGGGTGGTCAGCTTACTACTACCAACGATGTAGAAAATTTCCCCGGGTATCCCGAAGGAATTACCGGTCCGGCCATGATGGAAGACCTGAAAAAGCAGGCACAACGCTTTGGAACAGATTGCAGATGGGGTATTGTAACCCATGTTGATTTTTCGGGTCCGGTTCACAAAGTTACCGTCGACGAGAAAAAACAAATCGAAGCCGATACCGTAATAATAGCCACTGGTGCTACAGCCAAATACCTTGGAATCGAATCGGAGCAAAAGTATATGGGTTCTGGTGTGTCTGCTTGTGCTACGTGTGATGGATTCTTTTACCGTGGAAAGGATGTAGCCGTGGTAGGAGGGGGTGATACAGCTGCCGAAGAAGCTACCTATCTGGCTGGTTTGTGCAACAAAGTATACCTTATTGTGCGACGGAACGAACTAAGGGCCTCGAAAGTGATGCAAAAAAGGGTGCAGGAGAACCCTAAAATTGAGATTCTTTGGGAACACCAAACAAAGAGCTTATTTGGAGAAGGTGTCGTGCAAGGAGCTCACCTTGTGTATAAAAAAGGCACACCTGAGGAAAAGGATGTAGATATTAAGATCGACGGGTTCTTTCTTGCCATCGGCCACACCCCAAACTCGGCACCATTCAGTAAGTATCTGAAAGTAGATGAAACCGGTTACATTCAAACCATTCCAGGCACTTCAAAAACCAATGTGCCAGGTGTATTTGCCTGCGGCGATGTGCAGGATCATGTATACCGTCAGGCTATTACAGCCGCTGGTTCTGGTTGCATGGCAGCCATCGATGCTGAGCGCTACCTCTCAGAAAAGGAATAA
- a CDS encoding helix-turn-helix domain-containing protein translates to MHFEKIINTIKERREVLKVNQENLAKLSGVGLRTLKQFESGKGNPTLQTVTKLADTLGLELELTIKQLRSNETSKDTL, encoded by the coding sequence ATGCACTTCGAAAAGATAATAAACACGATTAAGGAACGTAGGGAAGTTCTGAAAGTGAATCAGGAAAATTTAGCGAAACTATCCGGAGTTGGATTAAGAACCTTAAAGCAATTTGAAAGCGGAAAGGGCAATCCCACTTTGCAAACAGTTACAAAATTGGCAGATACATTGGGCTTGGAACTTGAATTAACTATAAAACAACTGAGATCAAATGAGACAAGCAAAGATACTTTATAA
- a CDS encoding DUF4136 domain-containing protein translates to MKKILPISSLAVLLTLMVGCYPGGPEYYSDLDIVITDYKAEYWSSSEPATYYMPDSLNWIFDKIDEDNNIDLPRGSDAFILGLVASNMASAGYLRVDTFNINNPTDVVVFVQALAIDNTYVGWYPGYPYWGYGGYWGGYYPYYGYPVTYSYSTGTVLIEMVDGPTIDIEKGLLPIVWLAGIDGLLRESTASNQEYIAKGINQAFKQSPYLKN, encoded by the coding sequence ATGAAAAAGATTCTTCCCATTTCTTCCTTAGCAGTTTTGCTTACCCTTATGGTAGGCTGCTATCCGGGTGGACCGGAATATTATTCCGACCTGGACATCGTGATTACCGATTACAAAGCCGAGTATTGGAGTTCAAGTGAGCCAGCAACCTATTATATGCCCGACTCATTGAATTGGATATTTGATAAAATAGATGAGGATAACAACATTGACCTGCCTCGTGGTTCCGATGCCTTTATTCTTGGTCTGGTTGCAAGTAACATGGCATCAGCCGGGTACCTAAGAGTAGACACTTTCAATATCAATAACCCAACAGATGTTGTAGTTTTTGTTCAGGCACTGGCAATCGATAATACATACGTAGGCTGGTATCCCGGATATCCCTATTGGGGCTACGGTGGTTATTGGGGTGGTTATTATCCTTACTATGGTTATCCAGTAACCTATTCTTATTCTACAGGCACGGTGTTGATAGAAATGGTAGATGGGCCCACTATTGATATTGAAAAAGGACTTTTACCAATAGTATGGCTTGCCGGAATCGATGGTCTTTTAAGAGAAAGTACTGCCAGTAATCAGGAATATATTGCCAAAGGTATCAACCAGGCCTTCAAACAATCACCTTATTTAAAAAACTAA
- a CDS encoding IS66 family transposase yields the protein MTLTPENISFQELVEINKKQESQINHLESQISQMQFQIDQMNRLLFGAKRERFIRNADEAQLTLPFDVKVEEAPEKEQEVISYVRSKNTHREHPGRLPLPSHLPVEEIVIEPKEDTTGLKCIGKEVTDQLELVPAKLYIKRFIRPRYIKPTDETALNHVGIIADLPTFPIEKGIAGPGLLAQIMVDKFVDHLPIYRQIERFKREGIHMPSSTLNGWQESICNLLEPLYDTLKHRVLSQGYLQVDETPIQVLDKTKKGKTHRGYHWIYYSPLEKTVFFDYNNGRSREGPTRLLKNFKGYLQTDGYNVYDIFGKKEHITLLNCMAHARRGFEKALDYDKPKAEYAMDMFQKLYTIEQKARDENLTQQQRHELRLDQSLPILNELGKWIVETYKTELPKSALGKALAYCIPRWDNLLAYLNDGSLEIDNNLAENAIRPIALGRKNYLFAGSERGAERAAMFYSFFGTCKKNNINPFEWLRKVLEVIPNYKVNQLTDLLPQNFKL from the coding sequence ATGACTTTGACACCCGAAAATATAAGCTTTCAAGAGCTTGTTGAGATAAACAAAAAACAAGAATCTCAGATAAACCATTTGGAGTCACAAATCAGCCAAATGCAGTTCCAGATTGATCAGATGAACCGCTTGCTTTTCGGGGCAAAGAGAGAAAGGTTCATCCGCAACGCCGACGAAGCCCAACTTACCTTGCCCTTTGATGTGAAAGTGGAAGAAGCCCCTGAAAAAGAGCAGGAGGTTATCAGTTATGTACGGTCGAAAAATACCCACAGGGAACATCCGGGAAGGTTGCCCCTGCCATCACATTTACCAGTTGAAGAGATAGTTATAGAGCCTAAAGAAGATACAACAGGGTTAAAGTGCATTGGCAAAGAGGTAACCGACCAACTGGAACTTGTCCCGGCCAAACTGTACATCAAACGGTTTATCCGTCCAAGATACATAAAGCCAACCGATGAAACTGCTTTAAACCATGTAGGCATTATAGCCGACCTGCCAACCTTTCCTATCGAAAAAGGCATAGCAGGCCCTGGTTTACTGGCACAGATCATGGTTGATAAGTTTGTAGACCACCTGCCTATTTACAGGCAAATAGAACGGTTTAAAAGAGAAGGCATTCACATGCCATCCTCGACCCTTAATGGCTGGCAGGAATCGATATGTAATTTACTGGAACCACTTTATGATACCTTAAAACACAGGGTGCTCTCGCAAGGCTACTTACAGGTCGATGAAACCCCTATTCAGGTATTAGATAAAACGAAAAAGGGGAAAACACACCGTGGTTACCACTGGATATATTACAGCCCGCTTGAAAAGACTGTATTCTTCGACTATAACAATGGGCGCTCCCGGGAAGGACCAACAAGGCTCCTGAAAAACTTCAAAGGTTATTTGCAAACCGATGGCTATAACGTATATGACATTTTCGGGAAGAAAGAACATATTACCCTGCTAAATTGCATGGCGCATGCCCGGCGTGGGTTCGAAAAAGCATTGGATTATGATAAACCCAAGGCTGAATATGCAATGGACATGTTCCAAAAACTTTATACCATAGAACAAAAAGCCAGAGATGAAAACCTTACCCAGCAGCAAAGGCATGAACTCAGGCTTGACCAGTCGCTGCCCATACTCAACGAATTGGGCAAGTGGATAGTTGAAACATATAAAACCGAATTGCCAAAATCGGCCTTAGGCAAAGCACTGGCATATTGCATACCTCGTTGGGATAATTTATTGGCATACTTAAATGACGGTTCATTGGAAATAGACAATAACCTGGCTGAAAATGCTATTCGACCAATAGCCCTTGGCAGAAAGAATTACCTGTTTGCCGGTTCCGAAAGAGGAGCTGAAAGGGCTGCCATGTTCTATTCTTTCTTCGGCACCTGTAAAAAGAACAATATAAACCCTTTTGAATGGCTAAGAAAAGTATTGGAAGTTATACCCAACTATAAAGTAAACCAACTAACCGATTTGTTGCCGCAAAATTTTAAGCTGTAG
- a CDS encoding HipA N-terminal domain-containing protein, translating to MRQAKILYKNSEAGILTQHDDGSFTFRYHESWLTDKNKPGISLTLPKTKQEYHSEYLFSFFYNMLPEGSNKQVICKHDRVDPNDYYGLLVTIAQNDTIGAVRVLKIDEI from the coding sequence ATGAGACAAGCAAAGATACTTTATAAAAACTCAGAAGCAGGGATATTAACCCAGCATGATGATGGTTCCTTTACGTTTCGTTATCATGAATCCTGGCTGACAGACAAAAATAAACCAGGAATTAGTCTAACGTTACCTAAAACCAAGCAAGAGTATCATTCGGAATATTTATTCTCATTCTTCTACAATATGCTACCAGAAGGGTCAAACAAGCAGGTGATATGCAAGCATGATAGAGTTGATCCGAATGATTACTATGGCTTACTGGTCACAATCGCACAAAATGATACAATTGGAGCAGTAAGAGTATTAAAAATTGATGAAATATGA
- the tnpB gene encoding IS66 family insertion sequence element accessory protein TnpB — MFTLSSTNKFHLFSQPADMRKSFDGLAGLVQNNLENNPCSGDVFIFINKQRNKIKLLHWQGISFTLYYKRLEKGTFELPSYDANVGSITIGYTQMVMIVDGLSIKNIQRRKQYQPSLVS; from the coding sequence ATGTTTACCCTCTCATCCACCAATAAGTTCCACCTGTTCAGCCAGCCGGCCGATATGCGCAAGAGTTTTGATGGCCTGGCCGGACTGGTGCAAAACAACCTGGAAAACAACCCATGTAGTGGGGATGTTTTTATATTCATCAATAAGCAGCGAAATAAGATAAAGCTATTGCACTGGCAGGGCATTAGTTTTACACTTTATTACAAAAGGCTTGAGAAAGGCACATTCGAACTTCCAAGCTACGATGCCAACGTTGGCAGCATAACCATAGGCTATACCCAAATGGTAATGATAGTGGATGGGTTAAGTATAAAAAACATCCAACGAAGAAAGCAATACCAGCCAAGCCTGGTTTCCTGA
- a CDS encoding HipA domain-containing protein: MSLPEIKNCPGTLAEGYNTYSKTCLNRVFQGKKVNHVLPYESPASNTETDELFEENRKRMSISGVQEKFSVLLEKNKLRLINEGEQGMYILKPIPSTGKKPDQMPANEHLTMQIARQVYGLETAENALIFFKNGAPAYITKRFDVIADGKKLAQEDFASLAGRTPQTYGEHYKYSGNYLEMFQLLKKLVPAYRLESLKLLKILMFNYLFSNGDAHFKNFSLTEMPMGDFRLSPAYDLLNSRIHIEDKDFALDDGLLPRNLAQGKIKHQFEVLSGIPTTK, translated from the coding sequence ATGAGCCTTCCAGAAATAAAAAACTGTCCTGGCACCCTGGCTGAAGGGTATAATACTTATAGCAAAACATGCCTAAACAGAGTATTCCAAGGGAAAAAAGTGAATCATGTCCTACCTTATGAATCGCCTGCTTCAAATACCGAAACAGATGAGCTGTTTGAAGAGAATAGAAAGCGCATGTCTATTTCAGGTGTTCAGGAAAAATTTTCAGTTTTACTTGAAAAGAATAAGCTTAGACTTATCAATGAAGGCGAACAAGGTATGTATATATTAAAACCTATTCCCAGCACTGGCAAGAAGCCTGATCAGATGCCAGCAAATGAACATCTTACCATGCAAATAGCAAGGCAGGTGTATGGCCTTGAGACTGCTGAAAACGCATTGATTTTTTTTAAAAATGGAGCTCCGGCATATATTACCAAGCGCTTTGATGTGATTGCTGATGGAAAAAAACTCGCCCAGGAAGACTTCGCATCATTAGCAGGCAGGACACCCCAAACATACGGAGAGCATTATAAATATTCAGGTAACTATCTGGAGATGTTTCAACTGTTAAAAAAGCTGGTGCCAGCTTATCGGTTAGAATCTCTTAAACTATTGAAAATACTGATGTTCAATTACCTCTTCTCAAATGGTGATGCGCATTTTAAAAACTTCTCATTAACAGAAATGCCTATGGGAGATTTTAGGCTAAGCCCTGCTTATGATTTGCTAAACAGCCGGATTCACATAGAAGACAAGGATTTTGCATTAGACGATGGCCTTTTACCAAGAAATCTGGCACAGGGAAAGATTAAACACCAATTTGAAGTGCTTTCAGGTATCCCTACTACCAAGTAG
- a CDS encoding GIY-YIG nuclease family protein: MVTVYILRSKTLNKFYTGQTDNLERRMEEHNRGKTPFTKSGIPWILIYSIPLESRAEAMKLEKQIKKRGAERFLNDLGVSVG; the protein is encoded by the coding sequence ATGGTTACTGTCTATATTCTTCGCAGTAAAACATTAAACAAATTCTATACCGGCCAAACTGATAACCTTGAAAGGCGAATGGAAGAACATAACCGCGGAAAAACACCATTTACAAAGTCGGGAATTCCTTGGATCTTAATTTATTCTATACCCTTGGAGTCCAGAGCTGAGGCAATGAAACTTGAAAAACAAATCAAAAAGCGCGGCGCAGAAAGATTTCTGAACGATTTAGGAGTTTCAGTTGGCTAG